The following are from one region of the Hemitrygon akajei chromosome 6, sHemAka1.3, whole genome shotgun sequence genome:
- the LOC140728736 gene encoding endogenous retrovirus group 3 member 1 Env polyprotein-like, with product MNSMWTVTLLTVIYLILYVGEIEGKCDKCRTVVRVGQRVFPGSFVSHSHVNDRCYDLSKRETCWENSKPYYQVYNKGYMGQGGTMRSLSCPRKDRWLCINKGGQWDIPSTLVKEHADKVKEIIIQDEKKKEAEEREQRKAAVVSTDPSIYQEIERDIVLPDVKENLFIDLATRIATSLNVSGCWVCGGPHMSEQWPWRGESLSVWELLAHNWTNVPDQKKQRWKLTNYPEGQVCVERKGKVKVGESPCRSIKLAKREGNVIWWPEEPAWYITREPNGSCEAVGNGSKFWKCSGTNPYEGVPRVREIWKEAQKGGFAPEGLFWICGNQAYTKLPWDWAGVCFLGLIRPEFFLLPQEGDRKLVIKLFDSLRRETREIKVGEWGDEWPPARIIEYYGPATWAQDGSWGYRTPVYMLNRIIRLQAVVEVITNQTALALELLAKQQSQMRTAIYQNRRGMWEVQSYKLLP from the exons atgaactctatgtggactgtaacattattgactgtaatatatttgattctatatgtcggggaaattgaagggaaatgtgacaagtgcagaaccgtggtacgagtggggcagagggtgttcccaggatcatttgtgtcccactcgcatgtgaatgatcgatgctatgatctaagcaagagagaaacatgttgggagaatagtaaaccttattaccaagtctataataaaggatacatgggacagggggggaccatgagaagtctcagctgtcccaggaaagaccggTGGTTGTGTATAAACAAGGGAGGGCAGTGGGACATCCCATCTACACTGGTTAAGGAACATGCAGATAAGGTAAAGGAGATTATAATACAGGATGAGAAGAAAAAGGAGGCAGAAGAGCGGGAGCAAAGGAAGGCGGCAGTGGTCTCCACGGACCCGTCTATATAtcaggagatagagagagatatagTCCTCCCCGATGTTAAAGAGAACCTCTTTATAGACTTAGCGACTCGGATTGCCACGAGCCTAAATGTGAGTGGTTGTTGGGTCTGTGGAGGACCGCACATGAGTGAACAGTGGCCGTGGAGGGGTGAGAGCTTGAGTGTGTGGGAGTTGCTTGCGCACAATTGGACAAATGTCCCAGACCAGAAGAAGCAAAGGTGGAAATTGACCAATTACCCGGAGGGACAAGTATGTGTTGAAAGAAAGGGGAAAGTAAAGGTGGGAGAAAGTCCCTGCCGAAGCATTAAATTAGCAAAGAGGGAAGGTAATGTTATCTGGTGGCCAGAGGAGCCAGCATGGTACATAACCAGAGAACCGAATGGCAGTTGCGAGGCCGTAGGAAATGGCTCTAAATTCTGGAAGTGCAGCGGAACGAATCCGTACGAAGGGGTCCCCAGGGTCAGGGAAATATGGAAGGAAGCACAGAAAGGAGGATTTGCCCCGGAGGGGTTATTCTGGATCTGCGGTAATCAGGCATATACCAAACTACCGTGGGACTGGGCGGGTGTTTGCTTCCTGGGTCTCATaagaccggagttcttcctcctgcctcaggagggtgaccggaagctggtaattaagctgtttgattcattaaggagagaaacacgggagataaaggtgggcgagtggggtgatgagtggccaccggctcgcatcattgaatactatgggccagcgacctgggcccaggatgggtcgtgggggtatcgcactcctgtctacatgttaaaccgaattattagactgcaggcggtggtggaagtgataaccaatcaaacggcactggcattggagctgttggcaaaacagcagagccagatgcgaacagcaatataccagaacag gcggggtatgtgggaagttcaatcttacaaactgttgccttaa